GAATATATGAAGCAGTGGAAGGAGTAGCTGTAAGAGTGCCAGCTGTAGGCAAAGTATTGCCAGCTATAGCGCTAGCGGTTGCTCCAGTAGAAGTATTAGAGAGGGCATCTAAAGCGCAGACACGATAGGAATAGGTATTGCCATTAGTTAAGCCCGTATGGGTATAGGTCGTGGCTGTACCGGAATACAAAGCTGTTCCACTACAGTTAGCAGGAGCAGTTGCTCCTGTGGCAAAGACCACCTTGTAAGGTGTAGTGGAATGTAGACCAGAACCGCTATCTGTGGCAGCTGTCCATGAGAGAGCTATCTGCCCGCTGCCTGGAGTAGCCGTTAAGCTTGGATTAGTGGGCGCCTGGCTATCCTGTCTCACTGGTTTAGAATAAATAGCCGAGGCATTTCCTGCCACATCCCAAGTAGCATAGCGGACATACTGAGTGCAGACAGTGCCTGCCCCACAAGTAACAGAGACTGAAGTCCCAACAGAACCGAGAGATGGATTGCAAGTGTTAGCTGTGTCCACACAATATTTTGTTGTCCCTACTCCTGAGCCGCTATCGGTTGGAGTAATGGTCACAGTTAGTGAGGTTGTCGCCGTCCAAACATCCGTCCAATTATCAGCAGCTGTGGGCAATACTGAATCGGCAGTTAGTGTGACTCCAGTAGCCGTAACAGTGCCATTAGCATTAGTGGCTCTCATATTAAAGGTATAGTTCGTCCCATTGGTGAGAGAAGCAAATGAACCTGTGCAATTATAATTAGGCAAGGTACCGCTCACTGTTCCCGCAGCCCAATTGGTACCATTATTGATAGTATAATCACAAGAAGTTATGGCCACGGAGCTATTAAAGGTGGTTTGAATGGTTCCAGAGGCAGCGACATAGGTGGCCGATGAAGGAGAAACCGTTACTGCGCCTGGAGTAATAGTCACAGGGGTAGCGCTAGCAGTGGTACCAGTAGACATATTGAGAGCCGCATCAATAGCGCAAACCCTATAAGAATATTGGGTGCCATTGGTTAATCCGGTGTGAGTATAGGTAATGGCAGTACCAGAATAAATTACNNNNNNNNNNNNNNNNNNNNNNNNNNNNNNNNNNNNNNNNNNNNNNNNNNNNNNNNNNNNNNNNNNNNNNNNNNNNNNNNNNNNNNNNNNNNNNNNNNNNTGCCATTGGTTAATCCGGTGTGAGTATAGGTAATGGCAGTACCAGAATAAATTACGGTGCCAGAAGAACAATTTGCAGGAGCAGTAGCGCCTGTAGCAAAGACAACCTTGTAAGGTGTAGTAGTATTAAGGCCAGAACCAGCATCTGTAGCAGCCGTCCAATTTAGAACTACCTGTGAAGCTCCGCCAGTAGCAGTTAAAGTAGGGTTAGTCGGCAACTGTGAATCTTGTCTTACTGGTTTAGAATAAATATTTCCAGCGTTGCCAATGTTATCCCAAGAAGCATAACGCACATACTGAGTACAGACAGTGCCTGCCCCACAGGTAACAGAAGTGGAGGTCCCTATTGTACCTGAAGCTGGTACACAAGTATTAGCTGTATCCACACAATACTTAGTAGTAGCGACCCCTGAACCAGCGGTAAATAATTTTACATTATCTATCCATAAAGTTCCTTCCGAACCATACTGCCCATAAATGTATAAAGAAATTCCTTTGCTTACATCTATATCGCCTACAAGAGTAAAAGTGTAAGTCTTGGTTTCCCATATATTAATAGCAGAGAAAGTCTGCTGTGGTTGACCGCTAAGAAAACTAGTAGTACCACCTAGATTGGTATAATACAATCCAAAGGAAACTGGTTTTCCAGTAGCATCAACTTTACCGTCCATTGTAACCGTGATTTGCGTACCCGCGCTCCAATTACGACTAGCCGCTGTGCCTAAACTATAGGATGTCCCTAGCCAGCGATGGCAAAATCCATATGTACAATTCTTATCAATATATTCAAAACAAGGGGTTCCGTCTATACCAGCAGTAGGATTTATATGAGCGTGGTAGCCTATCGCAGGCGAAGAAACTCCCCCATTATAACCAGAAGCAAATCCAGTAGAAGGAGCATAAGTTAAATTTAGACTCGTATCCCATCCAGGATTGTAACTAGAATTTATATCAGAAAATTGGGCATTGTTTAAATATTGATTATCAACAGAAGTAAGATTTACGACAACAGGAGAAGTAGCCGTCCAATTGTTTGTCCAACTATCAGAAACTGTAGGACCTATGGAGTCTACTGTTTTTGTGGTATAAGTAGGCGTACTAGTTCCCCCGCTAGTAGTAGCTCTCATTCCAATCGATAGACTCGCGCCATTTGTAGCCGTAACATTTTGAATAGCGCAATTAAAATTAGGCAAAGCCCCCGAAACATTGGCCGAAGTCCAAGTTGTTCCGCCGTCAATAGAATATTGGCATCCAGTGATTGTTAACTGGCTTGTAAAAGGAATAGAAATACTAAAAGGCGAACCTATATAATTATTATATATAGTTGCTAATACCGGCGTTCCGGGAATAGGAAGCGCTTGTGGAGTAGCGCTGGCCTCAGATGTTAAAGTCCCTTCTCCTAAAGCGTTTACTGCCGCAATTTTATAATAATAAGTAGTTCCGTTAGTGAGCCCGGTATGAATATAATTGGTAACATTCCCGACACTAATAACATTAGGATAGCTGCCCGTAGTAGTCCCCCAGTGAATTTTATAATTTGTAATAGCGGGACCACCAGTGGTTGTAGGAATAAGCCAGGTTAAAGTATTTTGAGCATCTCCTGCCGCAATAGCAAAAGACCTTGGAGCTGTTGGTGTAGTGGTAGTAGCAAAAGTCCTTGTAGCAGACCACAGAGAACTTCCATTGGCTGGATTATAAGCGTTTACTCTCCAGTAATAGGTCACATACGGCTGTAAACCGGTTACCAGATAGGAAGTGTTAGCGATTGTGCCATCATAGAACAGGGAATTAAAATTAATATCATTGGCCACTTGCAATCTATACTTTTGGGCTCCACTTACGCTCGCCCATGATAATGTTTGAGTGCTCACCATCCCCAAAACTACTCCATCCGAAGGCGAAGATTGCGCAGGGACTCCCAGTAACTGCAAAACGGCGGGGGTGCCTAAGCTAATAAGACCGTCTTTTTTAACATAGATACTAACCGTATTGCTTCCCCCATCGCTCAAACTGATCAAATAGTCCGCATTGTCCTTGATTGTTCCTGTAGATTTATTAAAAACAACATCCATCGTTGTGATGCCATTAGGGTCGGGAGAAAGAAAATTAACTCCATTGCCTAAAAATTTCTGATCCGATAAATTATCGCTTCTAGCTGCTACTCCCTTAAAAATAGCATAACTAGAATAATTAGAATTGGCATTGGCTTCAAAATGAACCCCCCAATAATCCCCTTGTTCCTGATTAACTGCCTTAGTCTTTGCCTTCTCCAAACGAGCTACTATTTCTTTAGCGCTTGACTCCAACTGGTCTTTTTTGACGGCATTATAATAAGTTGCCCCACCTAAAGTAGCTAAAACCGCCGTAATACCCATCACAATCAAGAGCTCAATTATAGTAAAACCTAACCGCGATGACGCATATTTAGAGCCCAATGGTTTTGACCTAGTTTTCATATTCTTTAAAAATACTAAGGATAATAAGTTCCCACAAGTTATTAATTTTATCGGATTGATTAGACAATAGCGCTAGCATTAATTTAAAATTAAAATCTTTTATACTATTAATTAATTAGTAACTCAACACCCGCCTGCTCCTAATTTACAATTTTCATCTCCTAATTAATTTGTTTGCTAGAACTGTCCTACCAATTGATACATAGGAACAATAATGGACAAAGCCAGAACGCCAACAATCAATCCTATAAATACCAAAAGAACTGGTTCTATAAAAGAAACCAGCATTTTTAAAGATGATTCTGCTTCGGTTTTATAGAAATTAGCTAAAGTCTCTAGAATATCGCCAGTATGCCCAGCCTTTTCGCCTACGGCAATTAAATTAGACAGGACTCCACCAAAAACCCCTTCTTGCTTGAAAGCATCGCCTATAGACAGGCCTTTGGTGCTTATATTCCTGCTAATATTTAATAAAGCTTCGGTATATTTTTCGTAACCAGTAGCCTTGGCTGTAATTTCTAATGCTCGAATGATTGGCATCCCAGATTTAATTAAACTGGAAAGCACGGAAGTGAATCTTTGCAAAGCTAAATTTTCTTGCAAATGCCGAGCCACAGGAATTTTATCTAAGAAGTTACCGAAAGCCTTTTTCCCTTTACTGGTTTTAGAAAAATATAAGAAGAGACCAACTGGAATTATAATAAACAAGGGTAAGCAAATATATGCGTATTGATTTAAAAAGTTGGAAGCCCCTAATACAATTCTCGTATAGGTTGGAATTTTAGCCGTGGTGTTTTCAAATACTTTACCTATTTTGGGCAAAATGAACATGGCCATAAAAATTGTGACCGCCGCGGCGCCAATAATAAGGATAATAGGGTAAGTTAGGGCTGATTTTACCTTGGATACCAATTCAGATTCCCCTTCCAAATCTACAGAGATTTTCGCCAGGGTTTGGCTCAATTGGCCGGAAGATTCCCCCGCCTTAATTAAATTAGTAACCACTAAGCTAAAGTATTCGGGGTGCGCCTCAAAACTAGTATAAAAGGGTTTCCCCTTCTCCAAATTACCCCTTACTTCTAGAAGGAATCTCCTTACTGGACCTTCCGTGGAATCGGTAATTAAGATGTCTATGGCTCTAAATAAATCTGTACCAACCTGTAACATCAAAGAAAGGTATTTCATCAAAAATACCTTATCTTTAAGGCTAATTTTTTCTTTGCCCAAAGAAATATTAAGCCCCTTCCTTTTGACAATCTCCTTTATTGCTATAGGAATCATTCCTTGCGAAGAAATGTAGCCCAAAACAGTAGAAGTGTCTGGAGCCTCATAATCACCCTCCTTAATGTTCTGCTGAGCGTCTATAGCTTTGTAATGAAAAAGCATGGATATTGGTTCATCAAATTTATAAAGTTCATAAAGTAAATCCAAATTACAAAAGTCCGCTTTATAAACTTGATAAACTTTTTAATTGATAAACTTATATCTAATTTTACATCTAAAAAAGCCCCTTAGCAAGGGCTTCTTTAGTGCCTTATATAATTTAAACCTGTTTTTGCAAAATGTTTTTATTGCGCCTCTAAAGTCGTGCTTGTGGTCGGTATGGCATAAGCCGCCGGATTTTCCATTGCCCTGGCCAGTTCGCTATTATTACCAAGCTGATTAATCCAAACAATTTTGTCCCTATTCAAACTTAACTTATCTTCAGCCCCCCAAATAGAATTGGTGAGTTTGGCTAACATGTAAGGGGAAAGGCTGGCTGTTAGCGCATTATAATTTTTTTGCAGAAAATAAACATTAGTTAAATGTAAACTAGGAAAATAGCGCAATTTCCCAAAATATATTTCCCCATTATCCAAGTAAACAGCTGAGTAATGATTACGATTACCCATAGAGACCAATAAATTAACGGATAAAATTATTATGATCCCCGATAAAACAATTGTGATAACTAGGTATTTATTCCCTTTAAACATAAGCCTTAGTTAATAAATTTAATAATCTTTGTAGCCGTTAGTTTTTCCAAATTTAAAATATCGCTACCTGGTTCTTTTGTCCAAATAGCCACTTGGTCACCAGCTTTCAAAGCATTCGGATCTTCTAAATCTGAACTTGTCTTGGTAGAAAGGTCTTGCAATAAAAACGCAGTTTCTTTTGTGGTCAGTATTTCCTTGTCAATCGCTTCTTGCGTTGGGTTTTTAAAAATATGGCTTAGTCTCACACTCACAATCATTTGGAAAGGGTTCGCGCTTATAACTTGCTTCACTTGACCATCTATCAGATAGAGAGGTTGTCCTTGCTCATTTTCCGGTAAACCCATATTATTTGTGGGAGAGGGGCTATTATTTGCGGTCGTAACACTTTTTTTATAGCTTGACCTCTCTCTCACGATAACTAAGCCAGTAGTACCTAACAAAATAATTACTATCAATACGACTAAAATTTTATTTTTTTTCATATTATTGGTTTAAATATTTCAAGAATATTATACCAAAAGGGTTCGCTTTAGTAAAAGTTTTAAGATTTAACTAAAATTAATTTTGCAAATGTAGGCTCTTAAGCACCTGAGATAAAATAGACCCACGGACAATGAGGGCGCCAAGAAAAGCCGCGAACATAAAAGGCGCATAAGGAATTGTTTTATATATATTAAAAGTAACCTCAGGATTTGTTTGGCAAAATGCCTTAATGTTTGCAACCTGCAATTCGCTAAGACCATCTGAACTAGTTATCTCTATACCGGATGTTTGTAGTTTACTTTTTATTTGCGTCACACAGTCAGCTGTTAAAACCATGCCTGGACACAACTGGGTAGGCGTAATGGTAAGGGTCTCGTGTTTCTCTATATAGGAATAGACAAATTGTATTATTAGGTTAAAGAAAACCATAAACAAAATAGAGGGTCTCAAGATAGATAACAACGGATTGGAATGGTGCAAACATAAAATTATTGACCCCAATACACCTAAACCCATCATCACGGGCACAAAATATTTGTTTTTGGAAAAAGGTCTAAAAACTAATAGCTGTAACCCCAAAATTAATAAATACAGATTTAGGGGTTTGGCCATGATGGTCCGCAGGGTTAAGGGTGCCATGGTTTCTAAGCCCTCTAAAAAAACTAAGAAACTGACATATACCAACGGCAGCTTCAGAACTTTCCATATCAACTTTCCTACACTTTTGGCGCTAATTTTTGTAGGCTT
The sequence above is drawn from the Candidatus Paceibacterota bacterium genome and encodes:
- a CDS encoding type II secretion system F family protein yields the protein MDLLYELYKFDEPISMLFHYKAIDAQQNIKEGDYEAPDTSTVLGYISSQGMIPIAIKEIVKRKGLNISLGKEKISLKDKVFLMKYLSLMLQVGTDLFRAIDILITDSTEGPVRRFLLEVRGNLEKGKPFYTSFEAHPEYFSLVVTNLIKAGESSGQLSQTLAKISVDLEGESELVSKVKSALTYPIILIIGAAAVTIFMAMFILPKIGKVFENTTAKIPTYTRIVLGASNFLNQYAYICLPLFIIIPVGLFLYFSKTSKGKKAFGNFLDKIPVARHLQENLALQRFTSVLSSLIKSGMPIIRALEITAKATGYEKYTEALLNISRNISTKGLSIGDAFKQEGVFGGVLSNLIAVGEKAGHTGDILETLANFYKTEAESSLKMLVSFIEPVLLVFIGLIVGVLALSIIVPMYQLVGQF
- a CDS encoding fibronectin type III domain-containing protein, giving the protein MKTRSKPLGSKYASSRLGFTIIELLIVMGITAVLATLGGATYYNAVKKDQLESSAKEIVARLEKAKTKAVNQEQGDYWGVHFEANANSNYSSYAIFKGVAARSDNLSDQKFLGNGVNFLSPDPNGITTMDVVFNKSTGTIKDNADYLISLSDGGSNTVSIYVKKDGLISLGTPAVLQLLGVPAQSSPSDGVVLGMVSTQTLSWASVSGAQKYRLQVANDINFNSLFYDGTIANTSYLVTGLQPYVTYYWRVNAYNPANGSSLWSATRTFATTTTPTAPRSFAIAAGDAQNTLTWLIPTTTGGPAITNYKIHWGTTTGSYPNVISVGNVTNYIHTGLTNGTTYYYKIAAVNALGEGTLTSEASATPQALPIPGTPVLATIYNNYIGSPFSISIPFTSQLTITGCQYSIDGGTTWTSANVSGALPNFNCAIQNVTATNGASLSIGMRATTSGGTSTPTYTTKTVDSIGPTVSDSWTNNWTATSPVVVNLTSVDNQYLNNAQFSDINSSYNPGWDTSLNLTYAPSTGFASGYNGGVSSPAIGYHAHINPTAGIDGTPCFEYIDKNCTYGFCHRWLGTSYSLGTAASRNWSAGTQITVTMDGKVDATGKPVSFGLYYTNLGGTTSFLSGQPQQTFSAINIWETKTYTFTLVGDIDVSKGISLYIYGQYGSEGTLWIDNVKLFTAGSGVATTKYCVDTANTCVPASGTIGTSTSVTCGAGTVCTQYVRYASWDNIGNAGNIYSKPVRQDSQLPTNPTLTATGGASQVVLNWTAATDAGSGLNTTTPYKVVFATGATAPANCSSGTVIYSGTAITYTHTGLTNG